The sequence TCGCATGCAGCCGGGTATATGAATGGAGTGCAGGTGTCGCAAGCCCCAGGAGCGGAGCCCTGCGTTGGGTACCTGACACGCCCTGACGCCACGAATGCGAACGGCGGGGGCCAGAAGCTGGCCACCCGCCGTCGTGCCCTTCAGAGGGATTCCGTGCGCGCTATTGGAGCGTCCAGGCCACCGTGCCGCTGCAGCTCGTGTTGGAGTAGCAGCCCGCGCGAATCTGGTACGTGCCGCCCGCGCCCGAGGGCACGGTGTACGTGGCGTACGACAGCGAGCCGCAGGCGTCGTCGTTGAACACCACCTGCTGCCCGGCGGCGTTGTACAGACGCAGAATCGTGTCGCCCGTGCCGGAGGCGCCGGACACCGTGCAGGTGCCGAAGGCGATGCTCTGCCCGGCGGTGAGCGAGACGTCGCGGGTGGCGGTGTTCTGTTGGGCGTTGTTGGTGTTGGTGGCGTTGAAGGTGAACGAGCCGGTGGTGCCCGGCGCGCTGCCGCTCTCAATCGAGTACGCCACCGTGCCGCCGCAGCTCCCGCTGCCGTAGCAGCCGCCGCGGATTTCGTAGTTGCCGGCGGTGACGACGGTGAACGTCAGGCTGGAGCCCACGCCGCCGCAGGCGTCGTCATTGGACGCCACCTGCGCGCCGGCCGGCCCGTACAGGCGCAGGTACGTGTCCCCGGTGAAGCTGGCGCCCGTCACGCCGCAGGTGCCCAGGGTGATTTTCTGACCCGCGGTGAGGGCCACCACCTTGTTGGTGGTGTTGACGGTGGCGTTGCTGGTGTTGGTGGCCGTGTAAGTGAAGCTGCCCGTCACGGGCGGCGGCGCGCTGTTGCACAGCCGCGTGCTGCTGGCCACCGCGCAGTACGCGTCGATGGCGGGGCGCACGTAGGTGATGTCCTCGCCCCGGCAGCCCGTGTCCGTGCACTGGTAGACGATGTTGCAGCTCCCGTTGGCCTCGTAGTCGTCCTCGCCGCGCACCAGGATGCCGGCCACCGTGTAGCCGCTGTTCTCGTACACGCCCGAGCCGGAGTTGCCGCCGAAGGTGTCCGTGTTGGCGACGAAGTAGTCCAGCGTGCTGGCGCGCGGCGTGCGCACCGTGCCGCCCGAGTCAATCTTGAAGGGGATGCCGCTGCCGGAGCCAATCACCGTCACGCTGGCGCCCGAGGCCATCGCGGTGTTGCCCGCGCGGATGGGGGCGGGCGTGAAGCGCGGGGTGGCCGCGCGGTCCAGCCGGATGACGGCGAAGTCCAGGTTGCGGCCGCTCACCGTGCCCTG comes from Pyxidicoccus parkwaysis and encodes:
- a CDS encoding trypsin-like serine peptidase, coding for MSLPLSHARGKLLGALLFTLSVAACGPTPEPTPSGTPTSGGQQQPVVYGTDNRTDVYAHADATLRARAQQATVALMEPAVIDTTNPNNVTFISDRLQDAYNLCSTQRFLDDPTPAFCSGTLIDDDLVLTAGHCVTSASECADTRFVFKFYRTSATALETITTADIFSCKSIVARQQGTVSGRNLDFAVIRLDRAATPRFTPAPIRAGNTAMASGASVTVIGSGSGIPFKIDSGGTVRTPRASTLDYFVANTDTFGGNSGSGVYENSGYTVAGILVRGEDDYEANGSCNIVYQCTDTGCRGEDITYVRPAIDAYCAVASSTRLCNSAPPPVTGSFTYTATNTSNATVNTTNKVVALTAGQKITLGTCGVTGASFTGDTYLRLYGPAGAQVASNDDACGGVGSSLTFTVVTAGNYEIRGGCYGSGSCGGTVAYSIESGSAPGTTGSFTFNATNTNNAQQNTATRDVSLTAGQSIAFGTCTVSGASGTGDTILRLYNAAGQQVVFNDDACGSLSYATYTVPSGAGGTYQIRAGCYSNTSCSGTVAWTLQ